The genomic DNA GTTCAGTAGGTAGCACTCATCTCACCACAGCACTGTGCCTCAAGGCCCATTCTCGGACTGGATTACATGATCTAGAATTCAGTGGAGTATTGAAGGGATACAtggtggtgccatctttcaaatgaaagATTAAATTATGCCCCCACTATGCGATTTCAGATAACAAAATATTCCATTAACTATTAAAAGAGCAAGCTGACAACCCTCAATCACCAACCACCAAAACCATATATATTTAATTTGCTGTTTGAGAGATCTTCACGTATGCAAATTGCTTGTCGCATTTCCCTACTtaaaaaagtgactacacttcaaaagtttagttgtgaagcactttgtgacatctAAAGAACATAAGGTGTTATAAGTTCAAGTTAATTCTTCCCCTCCTGAACCTCCACTCCCTATTTctcaaaaaaatgttttaaatattCTGATGTGATCAACCCAAACACTTTACTATATGGAAAAAGGGCATAATCAAAAGACGGTACCTAAATATTACTTAACTTTGCTAGTATACATTTATTCTCTATAGAGTTCTGTGGTCTAACTATAAAGGTATTAACAAGGTGGTAACGGGCTTATTGATCTGACTCTCAGACCAGCATCTAAGACAAATAAATCCAAACAGTGTTTCATGAATCATATATACAGACAGACCATATTAGAGCAAGTACCTTTTAACTTACTGGTAACCGTATTGAAACTTCAAGATTTTGTTCACAGTTTGCTAAGTATTGCAAATATTAACAATTATCCTGATTTATCGTTTGTCTTGATTTATCCCATCTGGCATCCATATAATGGAAATTAAGTTCATTTTCAGAGCAACACTGAGAATGAAGGTATAGTAAGTACTGACGAAAAACAAAACTCATTATACTATTTGGGTTCAAGTTTCACTGTGGTACAAGGACATCTTGTTCTCACCTTGATTAACTGATAAGGCTTGAAGAATCACCTGAAAAATCCCTCTTACTGAAACCAAAGCTGTCTATGCCATTTGGTATCAATAGGAAATTATAGTTTGGTAATAAGGGATAGATTAATTGCTCATCTAAAGATGCACTGACAAAATGGGGAGTGAATGGAAGTGATTTAGGGGAAGCATTTCAGTACCTTCAAAAGAAAGTTACAGCAATTAAAAAGTCTCAATATATGTATCAAATATCTTAATATATCAAATATCTCAACCCCGTGATTGTTTCCCCTCTTTCCACTTATTGTCACCTCTTCATAAGCTAGATTAATCCTTTGGTATGTAGAGGATGATGAATGGTTACttttccccccaccacccacctcccaACAAAGCAATCTACTCAAAATACTTTCTGCAAAGCTAAGGTAAAGGTGACTTGAATTCCCAAGCTTCTATCCTAATACAAAAACTACGTCAAAAAGTTGAAAACTCTTGAGAAGTTTTAAAGTCAAAAAAGTACAAACCATTTAAGTACCTTGGCTTGGATAGAACCAGTAACCAAGTGCTTGTTGTCATTGATGTTTATGTTAAGTAATTCCTGCAACTCTTCAAGATCTGTGACTGTGACATGTGCcctagaaaacaaaaggaaattagccTCCAATTAAAATCAGACATAAAACTTCAAAAGATCTTACATTTGATTTTGTACATCCACAACCAtcctcagtcagaagtgccaagcggATGATGAATCTCAGCATCCTCAAGGTCCCAATCACAGATGCTATTCTTCAACCAATTCTGTTCACTCCAAGCTATCAAGAAACGCGGAGCgcacaggatacagcaaaggctatgggtcccacCAACATCCAGCTGTaacgctgaagacttgtgctccagaactagccacaacactagtcaagctgttccaaaacatctacaacactggcatttacacgACAtgcggaaaactgcccaggtatgtcctattcacACAAAGCAAGACAAATCTGACCCAACtattactcttaatcatcagtgtcaacagtgctatcaagcaacacttattcaccaataacctgctcacagatgcttaGTTCATGTCCCGCCAGGACCgcctggctccagacctcattacagtcttgattcaaacatcgacaaaagaactgaatttcaaAAGTCAGGGaggagtgactggccttgacatcaaggcagcatttcaccaagtgtggcatcaaggagccctagtaaaattgaagctaatgggaatagggggaaaactcttctctggctagagtcataccttgcacaaaggaagatagttgtggttgttgaaggctaagcatctcagctccaggtcgtcattgtaggagttcctcagggtaatgtcctaggctcaaccaccttcagctacttcaatgaccttctatcataaggtcagaagtggggatattgaatgattgcacagtgttataTTTTAtttagccctttcctatcctgagtggtgtgaaacagggctgtgttctcgcacccacactttttaggattttcttctccctgctgctttcacatgcgttcaaatcctctgaaggaattttcctccacacaagatcagggggcaggttgttcaaccttgcccgtctaagagcgaagtccaaagtacggaaagtcctcatcagagaactcctctttgctgacgatgctgctttaacatctcacactgaagaatgcctgcagagtctcatcgacaggtttgcgtctgcctgcaatgaatttggcctaaccatcagcctcaagaaaacgaacatcatggggcaggatgtcagaaatgctccatccatcaatattggcgaccacgctctggaagtggttcaagagttcacctacctaggctcaactatcaacagtaacctgtctctagatgcagaaatcaacaagcgcatgggtaaggcttccactgctatgttcagactggccaagagagtgtgggaaaatggcgcactgacacggaacacaaaagtccgagtgtatcaggcctgtgtcctcagtaccttgctctacggcagcgaggcctggacaacgtatgccagccaagagcgacgtctcaattcattccatcttcgctgccttcggagaatacttggcatcaggtggcgggactatatctccaacacagaagtccttgaagcggccaacatccccagcttatacacactactgagtcagcggcgcttgagatggcttggccatgtgagccgcatggaagatggcaggatccccaaagacacattgtacagcgagctcgccactggtctcagacccaccggccgtccatgtctccgttataaagacgtctgcaaacgcgacatgaaatcgtgtgacattgatcacaagtcgtgggagtcagttgccagcattcgccagagctggcgggcagccataaagacagggctaaattgtggcgagtcgaagagacttagtagttggcaggaaaaaagacagaggcgcaaggggagagccaactgtgcaacagccccaacaaacaaatttctctgcagcacctgtggaagagcctgtcactccagaattggcctttatagccactccaggcgctgcttcacaaaccactgaccacctccaggcgcgtatccattgtctctcgagataaggaggcccaaacgaAAGAAAAAAAGAATATTTTATTCGCAATTCTTCAGAaaatgaagcagtctatgcccacatacagcaagacctggacaacattcaagcttgggttgataagtagcaagtaatatttTTGCCCAGCAATGcctatcttcaacaagagagaacctaaccatctccctttgacattcatcaGAATTATCATCGTCgagccccccaccatcaacatcctggggagtcaCCATTGTCCAGAACCTTAACTGGGCAAGTCACATAAATACTAtgacaacaagagcaggtcagaggttaggaattctgcagcgagtaactcacctcctgactccccaaagcctgtccaccatctacaaggcacaagtcagcagtgtgatggaatactctccacttgcctggatgagtgcagctccgacaacaaatcaagaagctcgacaccatccaggacaaagcagttcacttgactgacaccccatccaccaccttcaacatttcactcccttcaccaccggtgcacagtcgcagcagtatgtaccatctacaagatgcactgcagcagctcaccaaggctccttcaacaacaccttctaaacccacgacttctaccgcctagaacaagggcagcagacgcatgggaacacctgcacattcccctccaagtcatacactatcTTGTCTTGGAATTggattgcagttccttcactggcactgggtcaaaatcctggaactcactccctaccagcactgtgggtgtacctacaccacatggactgcagccattcaagaaggtggcacaccaatagcttcaagggcaatgagggatgggcaataaatgctggcattgccagcgatactcacattaAGTAACTACAACATAAGGATTCAGTGACAGAGTGCCATTGGCCATTTCCAGTGTCACTAAACAAGCTATAAAGACAGGCTGAACAGCCAGGGACTCCTTCCTGTAGAAAAGTTGAGGGTGACCTAACAGAgatctttaagataatgaaagagtTTGACAGATTAGATGTAGATGTTTCCTTTTTTGCTGTAAGACCAAAACTAAGGGCTATGAAAATGATAGTCACTAAAAACCCAATAGGGAATTTAAAATAAAATGTGGAACACACTACGAGGAAGAATTGAAGCAAACAGTGTAGATGCTGGATAaatagggagaaagtaataaaaggATATGCTGTTAAGAGTTAGATGAAGTAGGTGCCAATGGAGCCTAAATACCAGCAAAGGCCACTtgagccaaatggcttgtttcaatGCTGTAAATTCTATCACCATCTTACAAACACTATGAAGGGAAGACTCCAGCAAACCGTGTAGGATGCTAAAAGCAGCAACAAAGCTCTAACGCgccaatgaatttttttttaaaatcaagataaACTTTACCCCAGAACAGAAGCCATCAGCCCCACCACTCCGGTCCCCGAGCCCAGCTCCACCACGCTCTTCCCGGTAAAGGCGTGGAGGCCATCCTGGTAGAAGGTGCTCGTTTCCAAGTACTTGGCCAGCACCAGCGCCGCGTCCCACACCACACAGCCTACATCGCCGGCGCTGCACTGCTTAATACAAAGCGCCGTACCGAACCGCCGCTCCACCACCCGCAGAAAATACGCGGACTCGACCCCCACCATCAGTGGAAGACAAAACTCTGGCCTCCACCAAAGCGAAGCAAGGCCCAACTTCGTTACTGACGGTAGGCTGCTGCAGGTGAGGCACTTGCGCTGCGCAACCAATCATCGCCCCGTTTACATTGAAATGGATGGTCACTCCACAGAGCACGCGTCCATTGGCTATTTCTGGCCTGAGGGCGGGATTTATTTTATTCCGTCAGCGGGCGGGGCGGAACGACGCGTGCGTCTGACGCAACTGGTAACCATTGAGATGTTCATGGACCAGAGCACTTTCGTTCGTATCCAACGTATATCAATGACTGGATGGTATACTTCCCCAATACCTGTAAAATATTAAGGCTGAAATTCAAGCAAGTTAGAGGTCATCTAAAAATAGGTGATCAAGATATTTGATCTGTTTAAAATAATTACTTCgtctaacttcacacttattttccAATACTTTCCTTGGTCACTGTCTGAGGCTCGGACTGTTCACAACTCtgcctgagcttctgaccccataccttacccatcactaagaccgcctacctCCACCTCCGCACATCGCCCAACTCCATCACTACCTCAGCTTTTCTgcggctgaaaccctcattcatcccTTTCTGCCTTTTTGACCCTACTGTTCCAATACGCTCCTGGTCAGGCTCCCTCCTTGCATCCTGAATAGAAAATTGTACAAGAATCTGTAACCCGTATCCTAACTCTCTCAAAGTCCCATTAACccatcacccttgttttcaaatccttccatggcctcatctcTCTATAAACCTCTGAGACCTCTGcattattccaattctgtccttttACATAGCcctgattttctttttttttatttccaaaatatactttattcataaaaatctgtaaaaaaatacattaccaaacagcaccaagtcaaaaattacaaacagtgca from Heterodontus francisci isolate sHetFra1 chromosome 9, sHetFra1.hap1, whole genome shotgun sequence includes the following:
- the vcpkmt gene encoding protein-lysine methyltransferase METTL21D isoform X1; protein product: MVGVESAYFLRVVERRFGTALCIKQCSAGDVGCVVWDAALVLAKYLETSTFYQDGLHAFTGKSVVELGSGTGVVGLMASVLGAHVTVTDLEELQELLNININDNKHLVTGSIQAKVLKWGESVKDLPPDPDYILVADCIYYEQSLEPLLRTMTELTGNNSCVICCYEERTMGNNPKIEIRFFELLQTDFEVEEIPLDRHDEEYRSEDIHILHIKRKRHH